In a genomic window of Ipomoea triloba cultivar NCNSP0323 chromosome 3, ASM357664v1:
- the LOC116014431 gene encoding probable serine protease EDA2, which produces MKLTPCFFLVFFLSFLATSNGVVVSRLLQLSSAESSKYLTQDELWLNQTLDHFSPYDHRKFSQRYYEFLDHFRIPDGPIFLKICGESSCNGIPNDYIGVLAKKFGGAVVSLEHRYYGKSSPFKSLTTENLKYLSSKQALFDLAAFRQYYQESLNAKLNKSNADNPWFVFGTSYAGALSAWFRLKFPHLTCGSLASSGVVLAIFNFTEFDKQVGESAGPECKSVLQEITQLVDKKLASNNKETKAIFGAAELKNDGDFLYFLADAAVTAIQYGNPDALCDPLVEAKKNGADLVNAYAKYVKEYYVEYFGVSVDSYNQEHLKNGDTADRLWWFQVCTEVAYFQVAPANDSIRSSRVDTSYHLNLCKNVFGDGIYPDVDGTNLYYGGTKIAGSKIVFTNGSQDPWRHASKQTSSPDMPSYIITCHNCGHGTDMRGCPQSPLIPEGDAKNCTSPDEVNKVRKEIIEHIDLWLSQCQSSGRSSW; this is translated from the exons ATGAAGCTGACTCCATGTTTCTTCTTGGTCTTCTTCCTGTCATTTCTGGCAACTTCAAACGGCGTCGTAGTGTCACGTCTTCTCCAGCTATCCTCTGCTGAAAGCAGCAAGTATTTGACCCAGGATGAACTCTGGCTCAATCAAACTCTCGATCACTTCTCTCCTTAT GACCATCGTAAATTCAGCCAACGATATTATGAGTTTCTTGACCACTTCCGCATTCCTGATGGAccaatatttttgaaaatatgcGGGGAATCTTCTTGTAATGGGATACCTAATGACTACATCGGT GTTTTGGCTAAGAAGTTTGGAGGTGCTGTTGTTTCTCTTGAGCATCGGTATTATGGCAAGAGTTCACCATTTAAATCTTTGACCACAGAGAACCTGAAATATCTTTCATCAAAGCAGGCACTTTTTGACCTTGCTGCTTTCCGTCAATATTATCAG GAATCCTTGAATGCTAAGCTCAATAAATCTAATGCTGATAATCCATGGTTTGTCTTTGGCACTTCATATGCTGGAGCCCTTAGTGCCTGGTTTCGATTGAAGTTCCCTCATCTAACATGTGGAAGTCTTGCAAGTTCTGGAGTTGTTCTTGCTATATTCAACTTCACGGAATTTGATAAGCAG GTTGGGGAATCTGCAGGCCCTGAATGTAAAAGTGTACTGCAAGAAATTACTCAACTCGTTGACAAGAAGCTTGCATCtaataataaagaaacaaaagcCATTTTTGGTGCTGCTGAG CTAAAAAATGATGGGGATTTCCTTTATTTTCTGGCTGATGCTGCAGTTACAGCG ATTCAGTATGGAAACCCAGATGCACTCTGTGATCCTCTCGTTGAAGCAAAGAAGAATGGAGCGGATTTAGTG AATGCATATGCCAAATATGTGAAGGAGTATTATGTTGAGTATTTTGGTGTTAGTGTTGATTCATACAATCAAGAACATCTAAAGAATGGTGATACTGCTGATCGCTTGTGGTGGTTCCAAGTCTGTACTGAAGTTGCGTATTTCCAGGTGGCCCCTGCGAATGATAGTATTCGCTCCTCAAGGGTGGATACAAg CTATCATTTGAACCTCTGCAAGAATGTCTTTGGGGATGGAATATATCCTGATGTTGATGGAACCAATTTGTACTATGGTGGCACAAAAATTGccg GTTCAAAAATAGTCTTTACAAATGGATCACAAGATCCATGGCGACATGCATCTAAACAAACTTCATCTCCGGACA TGCCGTCTTACATTATCACTTGCCATAACTGTGGACATGGAACTGATATGCGTGGCTGCCCCCAGTCTCCTTTAATCCCTGAAG GTGATGCCAAGAACTGCACCTCCCCAGACGAAGTAAACAAAGTAAGAAAAGAGATCATAGAGCACATAGATCTTTGGTTGTCTCAGTGTCAATCTTCAGGTAGGAGTTCATGGTAA
- the LOC116014433 gene encoding fructose-bisphosphate aldolase 2, chloroplastic: protein MASTSASLLKSSPVLDKTEFLKGQALRHPSVSLVRCHPAPSLGFSIRASYADELVKTAKTIASPGRGILAMDESNATCGKRLDSIGLENTEANRQAYRTLLVSAPGLGKFISGAILFEETLYQSTVEGKKIVDVLTEQGIVPGIKVDKGLVPLAGSNNESWCQGLDGLASRSAAYYKQGARFAKWRTVVSIPNGPSALAVKEAAWGLARYAAISQDNGLVPIVEPEILLDGEHGIDRTFEVAKKVWAEVFFYLAENNVMFEGILLKPSMVTPGAECKDRVAPETVAAYTLNLLKSRIPPAVPGIMFLSGGQSEVEATLNLNAMNQSPNPWHVSFSYARALQNTCLKTWGGRPENVKAAQDALLLRAQANSLAQLGKYTGEGESEEAKEGMFVKGYSY from the exons ATGGCTTCAACATCTGCATCTCTCCTCAAGTCATCTCCAGTTCTCGACAAGACTGAGTTTTTGAAGGGACAGGCTCTCCGCCACCCTTCAGTATCCCTCGTTCGGTGCCACCCTGCACCCTCCTTGGGCTTCAGCATTCGTGCTTCCTACGCTGATGAGCTTGTCAAAACCGCG aaAACAATTGCATCACCTGGGCGTGGAATCTTGGCCATGGATGAGTCGAATGCTACCTGTGGGAAGCGTCTTGATTCCATTGGACTAGAAAACACGGAGGCTAACCGACAAGCATACAGGACTCTGCTTGTTTCAGCTCCTGGACTTGGAAAGTTCATCTCTGGTGCCATCCTCTTTGAGGAGACACTCTACCAGTCCACTGTTGAGGGCAAGAAAATCGTTGATGTTCTTACCGAGCAGGGTATTGTTCCTGGTATTAAGGTTGACAAG GGTCTTGTGCCTTTGGCTGGCTCAAACAATGAATCTTGGTGCCAAGGTCTTGATGGCCTTGCTTCCCGCTCTGCTGCTTACTACAAACAAGGCGCCCGCTTTGCTAAATG GCGTACAGTGGTGAGCATTCCCAATGGTCCCTCTGCACTTGCAGTCAAGGAAGCAGCATGGGGTCTTGCTCGCTATGCTGCCATTTCTCAG GACAATGGTTTGGTCCCCATTGTGGAGCCTGAGATCTTGCTTGATGGTGAACATGGAATCGACAGGACCTTCGAGGTTGCCAAGAAGGTGTGGGCTGAAGTCTTCTTCTACTTGGCAGAGAACAATGTCATGTTTGAGGGTATCCTCTTGAAGCCCAGCATGGTTACTCCAGGAGCCGAGTGCAAAGACAGGGTTGCCCCTGAAACAGTTGCAGCTTACACCCTCAACCTCCTCAAGAGCAGAATCCCTCCTGCTGTCCCTGGAATCATG TTTTTGTCTGGTGGGCAATCTGAAGTGGAGGCTACTCTCAACTTGAATGCCATGAACCAATCTCCCAACCCATGGCACGTGTCTTTCTCATATGCGCGTGCGCTCCAGAACACATGCCTGAAGACATGGGGTGGAAGACCAGAGAATGTGAAGGCAGCTCAGGATGCTTTGCTCTTAAGAGCACAGGCCAACTCTCTTGCCCAGCTCGGCAAATACACCGGTGAGGGCGAGTCCGAGGAGGCCAAGGAAGGCATGTTTGTCAAAGGATATTCCTACTAA